In a single window of the Zea mays cultivar B73 chromosome 5, Zm-B73-REFERENCE-NAM-5.0, whole genome shotgun sequence genome:
- the LOC103626048 gene encoding F-box/LRR-repeat protein At3g48880, with translation METAAPAPAPWAEMEMDCMVQVFVRLDLEDLAAAAPLVCRSWRRAAADPSLWRALDLRRDHVARFMPWGALAAAFARHYAVRRFSVAGFLRLCVSRARGYADDVALPPLLAEPADEIDHISLHCPRLRRLALPQLTASDEARLPDIVPRWPLLEHLELEAKPSSSSFPALAAQLALHCPGFASLKTSGAVKPEDAAALARSLPRLRSLCLDRSYLPKEQFLSILAACRDLREFSARCCVGFDDKDEEVLRRGARIQRFDVEGSKLMDDLEDEFAAGDGFCDSAYVDVM, from the exons ATGGAGacggcggcgccggcgccggcgccgtggGCGGAAATGGAGATGGACTGCATGGTGCAAGTGTTCGTGCGCCTCGACCTCGAGGACCTGGCGGCGGCGGCCCCGCTCGTGTGCCGGAGCTGGCGCCGGGCCGCCGCCGACCCGTCCCTGTGGCGCGCGCTCGACCTGCGCCGGGACCACGTCGCGCGCTTCATGCCCTGGGGAGCGCTCGCCGCCGCCTTCGCGCGCCACTACGCTGTGCGCAGGTTCTCCGTCGCGGGCTTCCTCAGGCTCTGCGTGTCGCGCGCGCGCGGGTACGCCGACGACGTCGCGCTCCCGCCGCTCCTCGCCGAGCCGGCGGACGAGATCGACCACATTTCCCTCCA CTGTCCCAGGCTGCGGCGCCTGGCGCTCCCGCAGCTGACGGCCAGCGACGAGGCGCGCCTGCCGGACATCGTCCCGCGGTGGCCGCTGCTGGAGCACCTGGAGCTGGAGGCcaagccatcctcctcctctttccCCGCGCTCGCCGCGCAGCTCGCTCTGCACTGCCCGGGCTTCGCCAGCCTCAAGACCTCCGGGGCCGTCAAGCCCGAGGACGCCGCGGCGCTGGCGCGCTCCCTGCCCAGGCTCCGGTCCCTGTGCCTCGACCGCTCCTACCTGCCCAAGGAACAGTTCCTCTCCATCCTCGCCGCCTGCAGGGACCTACGGGAGTTCAGCGCGCGCTGCTGCGTCGGCTTCGACGACAAGGACGAGGAGGTGCTCAGACGAGGGGCCAGGATCCAGCGGTTCGACGTAGAAGGGTCCAAGCTAATGGACGACCTGGAGGACGAGTTCGCCGCCGGTGACGGTTTCTGCGATTCGGCCTACGTTGACGtgatgtga